From Dethiobacter alkaliphilus AHT 1, a single genomic window includes:
- a CDS encoding bifunctional riboflavin kinase/FAD synthetase, whose translation MEIIQGIQSFRKKCDGCAVVALGNFDGVHLGHREIINTTVKTAKKHGAKSAVLIFSPHPLSVLAPDKAPALLMTMEDRIHMLGQVGVDYVIVHPFNREFAGMPPESFATEVLHGKLGVSGVVVGFDYSFGRRGLGNPAELKLLGERLGFTVEVVNPVSVHGEPVGSTAVRKLLLEGRVEAAADMLGYPFYLRGEVVHGDGRGRTLGFPTANLQVPCEIIRPAHGVYLTKALLGEERFWAVTNVGKRPTFCKTEPSVEVHLLDTQKNLYGHELMVEFIQKIREEKAFSGPEALRAQIRNDIDLARTIIAKA comes from the coding sequence ATGGAAATTATTCAGGGGATTCAATCATTTAGAAAAAAATGTGACGGATGTGCAGTGGTGGCGCTGGGAAATTTTGACGGAGTCCACCTTGGCCACCGTGAGATTATAAACACCACGGTGAAGACAGCAAAAAAGCATGGTGCCAAAAGCGCAGTGCTTATTTTCTCGCCCCATCCTCTTTCAGTTTTGGCACCGGATAAAGCTCCTGCGCTGTTAATGACCATGGAGGACAGAATTCATATGCTGGGCCAGGTGGGTGTTGACTATGTCATTGTACATCCCTTTAACCGCGAATTTGCCGGTATGCCGCCGGAATCTTTTGCCACAGAAGTCCTGCACGGCAAGCTGGGTGTCTCCGGTGTAGTGGTGGGGTTTGATTATTCCTTTGGCCGGCGTGGTTTGGGTAACCCCGCGGAATTAAAGCTTCTGGGAGAGAGACTGGGGTTTACTGTGGAAGTGGTGAATCCGGTATCGGTCCATGGTGAACCTGTGGGCAGTACCGCAGTGAGAAAGCTCTTATTGGAAGGCAGGGTAGAGGCCGCCGCCGATATGTTGGGCTACCCCTTTTATTTACGGGGAGAAGTGGTCCACGGTGACGGCCGTGGACGTACTCTTGGTTTCCCCACCGCAAATCTGCAGGTGCCCTGTGAAATCATCAGGCCTGCACACGGCGTTTATCTTACCAAAGCCCTGCTGGGTGAAGAACGATTCTGGGCAGTGACCAATGTGGGGAAACGTCCCACATTCTGCAAGACAGAGCCTTCGGTGGAAGTACATTTGCTGGACACGCAAAAAAATCTTTACGGCCACGAATTAATGGTGGAATTTATACAAAAAATCAGAGAAGAGAAGGCCTTTTCCGGACCTGAAGCTCTCAGGGCACAAATCAGAAATGATATCGATTTGGCGCGAACCATTATTGCCAAGGCCTGA
- a CDS encoding MG2 domain-containing protein, with translation MQQPIKLSANTNQSSYAAMEAVTVTIYARRNGDPAPSEQISLAVFRPTGTRTYRTKVHTDKNGICHTVFHLDARDITGSYSVEARASDGSLALTSFLVI, from the coding sequence ATGCAACAGCCTATTAAATTATCAGCCAATACTAACCAATCCAGCTATGCAGCCATGGAAGCGGTAACAGTCACCATTTATGCCCGCCGAAACGGAGACCCTGCTCCCAGTGAACAAATCAGCCTGGCGGTTTTTCGCCCCACAGGAACCAGGACTTACCGGACTAAAGTCCATACCGACAAAAACGGTATTTGCCACACTGTATTTCATCTGGACGCCCGGGACATCACCGGCAGTTACTCCGTGGAAGCACGGGCGTCCGACGGTTCACTGGCCCTCACATCTTTTCTGGTCATTTAA
- a CDS encoding ABC transporter substrate-binding protein yields the protein MKSGRFLVVFMILVMVAVVFTGCGGQDDLTKVRLNEVTRSVFYAPMYAAINLGFFEEAGIELELTTGQGADNVMTALLSGQADIGFMGPEATIYVYNQGQDDYAVNFAQLTKRDGSFLMAREPDPDFVWDNVRGKSIIGGRPGGMPLMTLEYVLKNQGITPGEDVELITNIQFALMGGAFTGGEGDFVTLFEPVATNLELEGVGFVVASVGKDSGEIPYTVFSARKSFLENNSELVQQFTDAIYRGQVWVMENEPEEIARVIRSSFPDADEEVLTNVARRYKEIDAWADTPVFSEEAYNRMQDVMEMAGELEKRAPYEDLVTNDFALEAIK from the coding sequence ATGAAAAGCGGTAGGTTTTTGGTTGTTTTTATGATTTTGGTGATGGTGGCGGTGGTGTTTACCGGTTGCGGCGGGCAGGACGATCTGACCAAAGTGCGGTTAAATGAAGTGACTCGCTCGGTTTTCTATGCGCCCATGTATGCTGCAATTAACCTGGGTTTTTTCGAGGAAGCAGGCATTGAACTGGAATTAACCACCGGACAGGGCGCAGATAATGTTATGACCGCTCTGTTATCGGGGCAGGCCGACATCGGCTTTATGGGGCCGGAGGCCACAATCTACGTTTACAATCAGGGGCAGGATGATTACGCTGTAAATTTTGCGCAGCTAACCAAGCGGGATGGCTCATTTCTGATGGCCCGGGAACCGGACCCGGATTTTGTCTGGGATAACGTCCGGGGCAAAAGCATTATCGGTGGCCGTCCCGGGGGGATGCCGCTGATGACGCTGGAGTATGTGCTGAAAAATCAGGGGATTACACCGGGTGAAGACGTGGAGTTAATTACCAACATACAGTTTGCCCTGATGGGTGGCGCCTTTACCGGCGGTGAAGGTGATTTTGTCACCTTGTTTGAGCCGGTGGCCACCAATCTGGAGCTGGAAGGCGTGGGCTTTGTGGTGGCTTCGGTGGGTAAAGACAGCGGTGAGATACCGTATACTGTTTTCTCTGCCCGCAAAAGCTTTCTGGAGAACAACAGCGAGTTGGTGCAGCAGTTTACCGATGCCATTTATCGCGGCCAGGTTTGGGTAATGGAGAACGAGCCGGAGGAAATAGCCCGGGTTATTCGTTCATCGTTTCCTGACGCCGATGAAGAGGTGCTGACCAACGTTGCCCGACGTTATAAAGAAATTGACGCCTGGGCAGATACCCCGGTATTTAGCGAAGAAGCCTATAACCGTATGCAGGATGTGATGGAGATGGCAGGAGAGTTGGAAAAGAGAGCTCCCTATGAAGATCTGGTGACAAATGATTTTGCTCTGGAGGCCATTAAATAA
- a CDS encoding ABC transporter ATP-binding protein, producing the protein MGAEPLVKIKNIGMRFHSPEGETAALKDFSLDIYPGEFISIVGPSGCGKSTLLNIVAGLIRPTEGEVVVNGKKVLGPTPMVGYMPQSDQLFEWRTIWKNVLLGLEVQNKINPETLEFVTRLLQRYGLYEFRNAYPSQLSGGMRQRAALIRTLAINPKILLLDEAFSALDYQTRLVVADEVKEIIVQEKKTTVLVTHDIAEAISMANRVVVFTKRPGTIKNIHDVVLTCEVNTPIKCRDAVEFKDYFNTIWKELDIHV; encoded by the coding sequence ATGGGGGCAGAACCACTGGTGAAAATCAAAAATATCGGCATGAGATTCCACAGCCCTGAGGGGGAGACCGCTGCCCTTAAGGATTTCTCTCTGGACATCTATCCCGGAGAGTTTATCAGCATTGTAGGCCCCAGCGGCTGTGGGAAATCCACTCTGTTAAATATTGTGGCGGGCCTCATTCGACCCACAGAAGGAGAAGTGGTGGTAAACGGCAAAAAAGTTTTGGGGCCCACACCTATGGTGGGATATATGCCGCAAAGTGATCAGTTGTTTGAGTGGCGAACCATTTGGAAAAATGTACTTTTGGGACTGGAAGTGCAAAACAAAATCAACCCTGAAACTCTGGAGTTTGTCACAAGGCTTTTGCAGCGCTATGGACTCTATGAGTTTCGCAATGCTTACCCCAGTCAACTTTCGGGGGGAATGCGCCAGCGTGCTGCCTTAATACGTACGCTGGCCATTAATCCCAAAATTCTTCTCTTGGATGAAGCTTTTTCTGCACTGGATTATCAGACCCGCCTTGTGGTGGCCGATGAGGTTAAAGAAATTATTGTGCAGGAAAAGAAAACGACGGTTTTGGTAACCCATGATATCGCCGAGGCCATCAGCATGGCTAACCGTGTGGTTGTGTTCACCAAGCGGCCGGGAACCATCAAGAACATTCATGATGTTGTTCTCACCTGTGAAGTGAATACACCTATTAAATGCCGTGATGCGGTGGAATTTAAAGATTACTTCAATACCATCTGGAAGGAGTTGGATATTCATGTCTGA
- a CDS encoding polyribonucleotide nucleotidyltransferase: MKVYKMQLAGRELSIETGRIAKQASGSVVLRYGDTVVLSTATASAEPREGVDFFPMTVDYEERLYAVGKIPGGFIKREGRPTEKAILSARLTDRPCRPLFPKGFRNAVHIVTTVLSVDQDNPPEVLSIVGASAALSISNIPFAGPLSAVVVGWIDGKPVINPNQEQAEQSKLHLVVASTKDGIMMVEAGAHELTEDEVLEAIMAGDDANKEIVALQEQMVAEVGQEKMQVNVFQPDAEVAEQVRQFCSDKVAQAVRTIEKHARETAISEAKKETIEHFAEIFPENEKDVKVAFENLVKETMRTMILKENLRPDGRKSDEIRPVTSEVGILPRTHGSGLFTRGQTQVLNVCTLGAPGEVQRLDGLGLEESKRYMHHYNFPPYSVGEAGFMRGASRRDIGHGALAEKALVPVLPSEEDFPYTIRLVSEVVESNGSSSMGSVCGSTLSMMDAGVPLKKPVSGVAMGLIVEGDDVAILSDIQGMEDFLGDMDFKVAGTPEGITALQMDIKIKGLSREILTKALQQAKDGYMHIMNKMTEVIPEPRKELSPHAPRIMTININPDKIRDVIGPGGKMINKIVAETDADIDIEPDGTIYIAAVSPESGKKALEMIESLTKEVQPGEVYTGKVTRVEKYGAFVEILPGKDGLVHISRLAHERVEKTEDVVNIGDEIPVKVIGIDDRGRIDLSRRAAIPNAQGEMVEEEPPQRRDDRRRSNDRDRRPRRT, encoded by the coding sequence ATGAAGGTTTACAAAATGCAGTTGGCCGGCAGAGAATTAAGCATTGAAACCGGCCGCATTGCCAAGCAGGCCAGCGGCTCCGTGGTGCTCCGTTACGGTGACACCGTTGTTTTGTCCACCGCCACTGCTTCGGCCGAGCCCCGTGAAGGGGTGGACTTTTTCCCCATGACGGTGGACTATGAAGAACGATTATATGCAGTGGGCAAGATACCCGGCGGTTTCATTAAACGTGAAGGCCGTCCCACGGAAAAGGCCATTCTGTCCGCCCGCCTTACAGACCGTCCGTGCCGTCCGTTATTCCCCAAGGGTTTCCGTAACGCCGTACATATTGTTACCACGGTTTTATCGGTGGACCAGGACAACCCTCCTGAAGTGCTTTCCATTGTGGGTGCCTCGGCGGCCCTGTCTATTTCCAATATTCCCTTTGCCGGACCGCTCAGTGCGGTGGTGGTGGGTTGGATAGACGGTAAGCCGGTGATTAACCCGAACCAGGAACAGGCTGAGCAATCGAAGCTGCATCTGGTGGTAGCCAGCACTAAAGACGGTATTATGATGGTGGAAGCGGGAGCCCATGAACTGACAGAAGATGAGGTTCTGGAGGCAATTATGGCCGGTGACGATGCCAACAAGGAGATTGTGGCTCTGCAGGAGCAAATGGTGGCTGAAGTTGGCCAGGAAAAAATGCAAGTTAATGTATTTCAGCCCGATGCAGAGGTAGCAGAGCAGGTGCGGCAGTTCTGCAGCGATAAAGTGGCTCAGGCTGTACGCACCATTGAGAAGCACGCCCGTGAGACTGCTATCTCAGAAGCAAAGAAAGAAACCATAGAGCATTTTGCCGAAATTTTCCCTGAAAATGAAAAGGACGTCAAGGTGGCTTTCGAGAATTTGGTCAAGGAAACCATGCGCACCATGATCCTAAAGGAAAACCTGCGGCCCGACGGCCGCAAGTCCGATGAAATTCGTCCCGTTACCAGTGAGGTGGGTATTCTGCCCCGCACTCATGGTTCCGGCCTCTTTACCCGCGGACAAACCCAGGTGCTCAATGTCTGTACCTTAGGTGCTCCCGGTGAAGTGCAGCGCCTGGACGGTCTGGGACTGGAAGAATCAAAGCGCTACATGCACCATTATAATTTCCCGCCCTACAGTGTGGGTGAGGCAGGCTTTATGCGCGGCGCCAGCCGTCGCGACATCGGGCACGGTGCTCTGGCTGAGAAGGCCTTGGTCCCGGTGCTGCCCTCTGAAGAAGATTTCCCTTATACTATACGTCTGGTATCAGAGGTTGTGGAGTCCAACGGTTCTTCTTCCATGGGTAGTGTTTGCGGTTCCACCCTGTCCATGATGGACGCCGGTGTGCCGCTGAAAAAGCCCGTTTCCGGTGTGGCCATGGGCCTGATTGTGGAAGGCGACGATGTGGCTATTCTCTCCGATATTCAGGGGATGGAAGATTTCCTGGGAGATATGGACTTTAAAGTGGCCGGTACACCTGAAGGAATTACTGCGCTGCAGATGGATATCAAAATTAAAGGCCTCTCCCGTGAAATTCTCACCAAGGCTTTACAACAGGCCAAGGACGGCTATATGCACATCATGAATAAAATGACAGAGGTGATTCCTGAGCCCCGCAAAGAGCTGTCACCTCATGCTCCAAGGATTATGACCATTAATATTAATCCGGATAAAATTCGCGATGTTATCGGGCCCGGCGGTAAAATGATCAATAAGATCGTAGCTGAAACCGATGCGGATATCGATATTGAACCGGACGGCACCATCTACATTGCCGCGGTCAGCCCCGAAAGTGGTAAAAAAGCACTGGAGATGATTGAGTCTCTCACCAAAGAAGTGCAGCCCGGCGAAGTGTACACCGGTAAGGTTACCCGCGTTGAGAAATACGGCGCTTTTGTGGAAATTCTCCCCGGCAAAGACGGGCTTGTCCATATCTCCCGCCTGGCTCATGAGCGGGTGGAAAAGACAGAAGACGTGGTCAACATTGGCGATGAAATCCCTGTTAAGGTTATCGGTATCGATGATCGGGGACGGATTGACCTTTCCCGTCGTGCCGCTATACCCAACGCACAGGGTGAAATGGTGGAAGAAGAACCGCCGCAGCGCCGTGACGACAGAAGACGCTCCAACGACAGAGACAGGCGTCCAAGAAGAACATAA
- the rpsO gene encoding 30S ribosomal protein S15 — translation MDTTRKQDVINTHRLHDNDTGSPEVQIALLTERINYLTEHLKEHKKDHHSRRGLLKMVGQRRGLLNYLKKIDAERYRTILAKLKLRK, via the coding sequence ATGGATACAACCCGCAAACAGGATGTGATTAATACACATCGTCTTCATGACAACGACACCGGTTCTCCGGAAGTCCAGATTGCTCTGCTGACAGAAAGGATCAACTATCTGACAGAGCATTTAAAAGAGCATAAGAAAGACCATCATTCCCGTCGCGGCCTGTTGAAAATGGTTGGTCAGCGTCGTGGTTTGCTCAATTATCTGAAGAAAATTGATGCCGAGCGTTACCGCACTATTTTGGCCAAGCTTAAATTGCGTAAATAG